In Halarcobacter bivalviorum, a genomic segment contains:
- a CDS encoding phosphopantetheine-binding protein, translating into MAITSDEFKQVLIDGLKLEDIEVTDIEDSDALFGDEGLGLDSVDSIELVLIIEKEYGVKIQNPEQYNEIFASVENLLKYINDNK; encoded by the coding sequence ATGGCTATTACAAGTGATGAGTTTAAACAAGTTTTAATTGATGGTTTAAAACTTGAAGATATTGAAGTTACAGATATTGAAGATTCTGATGCTCTTTTTGGAGATGAGGGATTAGGTTTAGATTCTGTTGATTCAATTGAGTTAGTATTAATTATAGAAAAAGAGTATGGTGTAAAGATACAAAATCCAGAGCAATATAATGAGATTTTTGCATCAGTTGAGAATTTATTAAAATACATAAATGACAACAAATAA
- a CDS encoding beta-ketoacyl-[acyl-carrier-protein] synthase family protein, whose product MTTNKKAFINNYEAVSCAGLNAEQLFASICEKKDCITIDNTYVQDREVAIGKIKSDKTFNELLLETVLKVLKSSTLNNFENTLLIVGSSVGGMNETERVFFKDSSYENIDYRKHPIDAIAYLLKKEFSFYDDISFSTACTSSANALGYAKEVISKGIYKNVLVVGVDALSYTTVCGFSALSVLSSKPCTPFEKNREGMNVAEAIAVLLIQDEKVASSSVEICGVGYSSDAHHMTQPHPEGHGAAKAMQNAINDAKIEKEKILYINAHGTGTMANDSSELNAISLLFDTSKPYVSSTKAFTGHTLGAAGAIEAIISTMALQKQIIPPSKDIKAVEREDVLFSNEALNKEFSYVLSNSFAFGGNNTSILLGLDDDN is encoded by the coding sequence ATGACAACAAATAAAAAAGCTTTCATAAATAATTATGAGGCAGTAAGTTGTGCAGGTTTAAATGCTGAACAACTTTTTGCTTCAATCTGCGAAAAAAAAGATTGCATAACAATTGACAACACTTATGTTCAAGATAGAGAAGTTGCAATTGGTAAAATAAAATCAGATAAAACTTTCAATGAACTACTTTTAGAGACTGTTTTAAAAGTTTTAAAAAGTTCGACTTTAAATAATTTTGAAAATACTTTACTTATTGTTGGTTCTTCTGTTGGTGGGATGAATGAGACTGAAAGAGTTTTCTTTAAAGACTCTTCTTATGAAAATATTGATTATAGAAAACACCCAATAGATGCAATTGCTTATTTATTAAAAAAAGAGTTCTCTTTTTATGATGATATCTCATTTTCTACTGCTTGTACTTCTAGTGCAAATGCTTTAGGATATGCAAAAGAGGTTATCTCAAAAGGTATTTATAAAAATGTATTAGTTGTTGGAGTGGATGCTTTATCATATACTACAGTATGTGGTTTTTCTGCTTTAAGTGTACTCTCTTCAAAACCTTGTACTCCCTTTGAAAAAAATAGAGAAGGAATGAATGTAGCTGAAGCTATTGCTGTATTATTAATTCAAGATGAAAAAGTAGCTTCATCTAGTGTTGAAATATGTGGGGTAGGTTATAGTTCAGATGCACATCATATGACTCAACCCCATCCCGAAGGACATGGTGCTGCTAAAGCAATGCAAAATGCAATAAATGATGCAAAGATAGAAAAAGAGAAGATTCTTTATATAAATGCCCATGGTACTGGTACAATGGCAAATGACTCTTCAGAGTTAAATGCTATTTCTTTATTATTTGATACTAGCAAACCTTATGTTAGTTCAACAAAAGCTTTCACTGGACATACTTTAGGTGCAGCAGGAGCAATAGAGGCTATTATATCAACTATGGCTTTACAAAAACAGATTATTCCTCCTTCAAAGGATATAAAAGCAGTAGAAAGGGAGGATGTTTTATTCTCTAATGAGGCTTTAAATAAAGAGTTCTCTTATGTGCTTTCTAACTCTTTTGCTTTTGGTGGAAATAATACAAGTATTCTTTTAGGACTAGATGATGACAATTAA
- a CDS encoding beta-ketoacyl synthase chain length factor, with translation MTINLEILNASYLLAPTEIEDLNTKTLVPKMVFRRRLTRASKLVIELMDKVEFKVGRIMYGSAYGELPATANILNAILNKEGISPTDFQNSVYNTPVSYASILEKNQNEVMTISCGDNTSNRVLKMGAIKALDGDEILLVVTETMNIENIEQVNNCIDFLEVAVALKVRVTKEEATLSIQNDDIKAPNSVKELLSYAKQFNENKKNIIEVKL, from the coding sequence ATGACAATTAATTTAGAGATTTTAAATGCTTCTTATCTTTTAGCTCCAACTGAAATAGAGGATTTAAATACAAAAACATTAGTTCCTAAAATGGTATTTAGAAGAAGATTAACAAGAGCCTCAAAACTTGTTATAGAACTTATGGATAAAGTAGAGTTCAAAGTAGGAAGAATAATGTATGGAAGTGCTTATGGAGAATTGCCAGCAACAGCAAATATTTTAAATGCAATTTTAAATAAAGAGGGTATCTCTCCAACAGATTTCCAAAATTCTGTTTATAATACACCTGTTTCATATGCTTCAATTTTAGAAAAAAATCAAAATGAAGTTATGACTATCTCTTGTGGAGATAATACTTCTAATAGAGTTTTAAAAATGGGTGCCATTAAAGCTTTAGATGGAGATGAGATTTTATTAGTAGTAACAGAGACTATGAATATTGAAAATATTGAACAAGTAAATAACTGTATCGATTTTTTAGAAGTTGCAGTCGCTTTAAAAGTAAGAGTTACAAAAGAAGAAGCAACTTTAAGTATTCAAAATGATGATATAAAAGCTCCTAATTCTGTAAAAGAGCTCTTATCATATGCAAAACAGTTTAATGAGAATAAAAAAAATATAATAGAAGTAAAATTATGA
- a CDS encoding HAL/PAL/TAL family ammonia-lyase, translating to MKLTIDKRHISLKEIVNATSVEISNDENFITFINHTHDFMMDTIKQGKPIYGITTGYGDSGKNYVNYDDAAKLQTNLFRFHGCGIGKNLSYEVCRYAVICRTISLSKARSGVSMNLLHRLEMLIEKDIIPVIPSQGSVGASGDLTPLSYIAAVVAGEREVYYKGEIKPAIEVYNELGIEPYSFEPKEALAIMNGTTIMSAIALKAIEEFEVILDSMESYVAGMFEVLLGDDTPVADFVHDSKPFEGQIKAAKNIKEKIAGSKLTHGRDDRYDKFFADNNLNIQDTYSMRCAPQVLGVIRDNLDISKKWVETEINSVNDNPLIDGENQKIYTSGNFYGGYVAHAMDTLKICAANLADLLDKEFALLVDHKFNRGLGENLKLSKEPFFHGFKAMQISLSSLSADVIKNTTAASIHSRPTESLNQDKVSMGTTAANDFAKMMPELHNMLSIAFIGMAQAVDIRGKEQVSPHLRKIYETTRQIVEPLIEDRRMDIDIKNINKLIKEAKFI from the coding sequence ATGAAACTAACAATTGACAAAAGACATATTAGCCTTAAAGAGATTGTAAATGCTACTAGCGTTGAAATCTCAAATGATGAGAACTTTATTACTTTTATTAACCATACTCATGATTTTATGATGGATACAATCAAACAAGGTAAGCCTATTTATGGAATAACAACTGGATATGGAGATAGTGGTAAAAACTATGTAAACTATGATGATGCAGCAAAACTACAAACAAATCTATTTAGATTTCATGGATGTGGAATAGGTAAAAACCTATCTTATGAAGTATGTAGATATGCAGTTATTTGCAGAACTATCTCATTAAGTAAAGCAAGATCTGGGGTTTCTATGAATCTACTTCATAGACTTGAAATGTTAATTGAAAAAGATATTATTCCAGTAATTCCTTCTCAGGGTTCAGTTGGAGCAAGTGGTGACCTAACTCCATTATCATATATTGCTGCTGTTGTTGCAGGGGAAAGGGAAGTTTACTATAAAGGTGAAATTAAACCTGCTATTGAAGTTTACAATGAACTTGGAATAGAACCATACTCTTTTGAACCAAAAGAAGCCTTAGCAATTATGAATGGTACAACTATCATGAGTGCTATTGCTTTAAAAGCTATTGAAGAGTTTGAAGTTATTTTAGATTCTATGGAATCATATGTTGCTGGTATGTTTGAAGTTCTATTAGGAGATGATACTCCTGTTGCTGATTTTGTTCATGATTCAAAACCATTTGAGGGACAAATAAAAGCTGCAAAAAATATCAAAGAAAAAATTGCTGGTTCAAAGTTAACTCATGGAAGAGATGATAGATATGATAAATTCTTTGCTGATAATAATTTAAATATCCAAGATACTTACTCTATGAGATGTGCTCCACAAGTTCTTGGTGTAATTAGAGATAATCTTGATATTTCTAAAAAATGGGTTGAGACTGAAATCAACTCTGTAAATGACAATCCATTAATTGATGGAGAAAATCAAAAAATTTATACTTCTGGTAACTTCTATGGTGGTTATGTAGCTCACGCTATGGATACCCTAAAAATTTGTGCTGCAAATTTAGCTGACTTATTAGATAAAGAGTTTGCTCTACTTGTTGACCACAAATTTAATAGAGGTTTAGGAGAGAATCTAAAGCTTTCTAAAGAGCCTTTCTTCCATGGATTTAAAGCTATGCAAATTAGTCTTAGTTCATTAAGTGCTGATGTTATTAAAAATACAACTGCAGCTTCAATTCACTCAAGACCAACTGAATCACTAAATCAAGATAAAGTTTCTATGGGTACAACAGCAGCAAACGACTTTGCAAAGATGATGCCAGAACTTCACAATATGCTTTCTATTGCCTTTATTGGTATGGCACAAGCAGTTGATATTAGAGGTAAAGAACAAGTATCTCCTCACTTAAGAAAAATCTACGAGACAACTAGGCAGATTGTAGAGCCTTTAATTGAAGATAGAAGAATGGATATTGATATAAAAAATATCAATAAACTAATTAAAGAAGCTAAATTTATATAA
- a CDS encoding glycosyltransferase family 2 protein, translating to MNSFIIVVPTYNNFHTIQDVVNDILSYDYKVIVVDDGSSTELTKILKESPNLTIVRHKSNMGKGQAIISGAKKARELGFTHIVTMDGDGQHLASQVNKLISACSNDEIIIGSRNFDISNVPNSSKFGRWFSNFWASWDTGYEIKDSLSGFRLYPLSIIELPIKTSRFDWEMEVIVRHADAGKPIKEVEIECFYPTSEDRVSHFRKFWDTAAIVWVHVQILPIKWVKYIFNLFRFKKS from the coding sequence ATGAATAGTTTTATTATTGTTGTTCCTACTTATAATAATTTTCATACTATACAAGATGTTGTTAATGATATTTTATCTTATGACTACAAAGTAATAGTTGTAGATGATGGTTCTTCCACAGAGCTAACAAAAATATTAAAAGAGTCTCCTAATCTTACAATTGTAAGACATAAGAGTAATATGGGGAAAGGGCAAGCCATAATAAGTGGAGCAAAGAAAGCTAGAGAATTAGGTTTTACTCACATTGTAACAATGGATGGAGATGGACAACATTTAGCAAGTCAAGTTAATAAATTAATAAGTGCCTGTTCAAATGATGAAATTATAATTGGTTCAAGAAATTTTGATATTTCTAATGTACCAAATAGCTCAAAATTTGGTAGATGGTTTAGTAACTTTTGGGCATCATGGGATACAGGTTATGAAATAAAAGACTCTCTTTCAGGTTTTAGACTATATCCTCTTTCAATTATTGAACTACCAATTAAAACTTCTAGGTTTGATTGGGAAATGGAAGTTATCGTAAGACATGCAGATGCAGGAAAACCAATCAAAGAAGTAGAGATTGAATGCTTTTATCCAACATCTGAAGATAGAGTATCTCATTTTAGAAAATTTTGGGATACAGCTGCTATTGTTTGGGTTCATGTTCAAATACTTCCTATTAAGTGGGTTAAATATATATTTAACTTGTTTAGATTTAAAAAAAGTTAA
- the fabG gene encoding 3-oxoacyl-ACP reductase FabG, producing the protein MEIKKVLVTGATGSIGEAIVKEYAKNGYFVYVHYNSNKEKAQAILDSIEHGELITFNMQDKEDIKATLENLSVDVLVNNAGIIKDNLFFFMDDEQWEDVINTNLSGMYHVTKTISRNMMMNKKGSIVNVASISGISGNAGQANYSASKGGVIAFTKTLAIELGRYNIRVNALAPGIIESEMIENIPNSKELKKAIPLNRFGKPEEVAKCAYFIGNDATYVSGEVLNISGAMVR; encoded by the coding sequence GTGGAAATTAAAAAAGTATTAGTAACAGGAGCAACTGGTTCTATTGGTGAAGCTATAGTAAAAGAGTATGCAAAAAATGGTTACTTTGTATATGTTCATTATAATAGCAACAAAGAGAAAGCCCAAGCTATTTTAGACTCAATTGAGCATGGTGAATTAATCACTTTTAATATGCAAGATAAAGAGGATATTAAAGCTACTTTAGAGAATCTAAGTGTTGATGTTTTAGTAAATAATGCTGGAATCATCAAAGACAATCTATTTTTCTTTATGGATGATGAGCAATGGGAAGATGTAATAAATACTAACCTTTCTGGAATGTATCATGTTACCAAAACTATCTCTAGAAATATGATGATGAATAAAAAAGGAAGTATCGTAAATGTAGCTTCTATCTCAGGTATTTCAGGAAATGCTGGACAAGCAAACTACTCAGCTTCTAAGGGTGGAGTAATTGCTTTTACAAAGACTTTAGCAATTGAGCTTGGAAGATATAATATTAGAGTTAATGCTCTTGCTCCAGGTATCATAGAATCTGAGATGATAGAAAATATTCCAAACAGTAAGGAACTTAAAAAAGCTATTCCTTTAAATAGATTTGGGAAACCTGAAGAAGTAGCAAAATGTGCTTACTTTATTGGAAATGATGCTACTTATGTAAGTGGTGAAGTTTTAAATATTAGTGGAGCAATGGTTAGGTAG
- a CDS encoding lysophospholipid acyltransferase family protein, with protein MKTKQRGSGWSIALVFNLYKLFGYKFIYILMYPVSFFYFIFATNVKKALRDYYQTINIKFTNRIYFKHLRFFAICMVDRFISKVDVKSYTFNYDDITKMTEILNKGTILLCSHFGGWAASTNASHVNNKLNIVMQEVLLEGIKKIEDSLPVKESINIIDLNKGTIRVSVEIANALMNNEIVAIMGDRASNKKAEIEIDFFKRKANFNKNPFEIAYKTDKPILIYFIILMGIQEYKIEHTIIYLDKTKEQEDAISLALSTYIQKYEEVIKKYPEQWFNFYNFWENK; from the coding sequence ATGAAAACAAAACAGAGAGGAAGTGGCTGGAGTATTGCTCTAGTATTTAATCTATATAAACTTTTTGGCTATAAGTTTATATATATTTTAATGTATCCTGTTTCATTTTTTTATTTTATCTTTGCCACAAATGTAAAAAAAGCATTAAGAGATTATTATCAAACTATAAATATAAAATTTACTAATAGAATTTATTTCAAACACTTAAGATTTTTTGCTATTTGTATGGTTGATAGATTTATCTCTAAAGTTGATGTTAAAAGTTATACCTTCAATTATGATGATATAACTAAAATGACTGAGATTTTAAATAAAGGAACTATTTTATTATGCTCCCACTTTGGTGGATGGGCAGCCTCTACAAATGCTTCACATGTAAACAATAAACTAAATATTGTAATGCAGGAAGTTTTATTAGAAGGAATTAAAAAAATAGAAGACTCTTTACCTGTAAAAGAGAGCATTAATATTATTGATTTGAATAAAGGTACTATAAGAGTTTCAGTAGAGATTGCAAATGCTTTAATGAATAATGAAATAGTTGCAATTATGGGGGATAGAGCCTCAAATAAAAAAGCTGAAATAGAAATAGACTTTTTTAAAAGAAAAGCAAATTTTAATAAAAATCCTTTTGAAATTGCCTATAAAACAGATAAACCTATATTGATTTACTTTATTATTTTAATGGGTATTCAAGAATATAAAATTGAACATACTATAATTTATTTAGATAAGACAAAAGAACAAGAAGATGCAATTAGTCTTGCATTATCTACTTATATACAAAAATATGAAGAAGTTATAAAAAAATATCCAGAGCAATGGTTTAATTTTTACAATTTCTGGGAGAACAAATGA
- the dxr gene encoding 1-deoxy-D-xylulose-5-phosphate reductoisomerase, whose amino-acid sequence MIILGSTGSIGVNTLNIARKFNLNVEVLVAGTNIELLNKQIEEFKPKKVVISKKEDIHKINHSDVSFGEASILKVIEESNSKTVVNALVGFLGLRPTLKAIECGKKIALANKESLVVAGKFIDQTHLSPIDSEHFALWYLLQDKKISSMTVTASGGSFRDYSLEKLKNVSIKEALNHPNWSMGNKITIDSATMTNKMFELMEAAWLFDTRKLDAIIETKSLIHALINFEDGSSTAHIANASMQLPIAYAILGKCDEQVLEPVDLIKVGSLEFRQIEKERYPIWQVKDEILNNLDLGVVLNAANEVAVSKFLNSEIGFLDVSKITLEALEKFSGVKPTSIEDIFEIDKEVRSFYDT is encoded by the coding sequence TTGATTATCTTAGGTTCTACAGGCTCTATAGGAGTTAATACTCTAAATATTGCAAGAAAATTTAATCTAAATGTTGAGGTATTAGTTGCTGGAACTAATATTGAACTTTTAAATAAACAAATAGAAGAGTTTAAACCTAAAAAGGTTGTAATCTCAAAAAAAGAAGATATTCATAAAATAAATCACTCTGATGTATCTTTTGGAGAGGCTTCAATTTTAAAAGTAATTGAAGAATCAAACTCTAAAACAGTTGTAAATGCACTTGTAGGTTTTTTAGGTTTAAGACCTACCTTAAAAGCAATAGAGTGTGGTAAAAAAATAGCACTGGCAAATAAAGAGTCTTTAGTTGTAGCTGGAAAATTTATAGACCAAACTCATTTAAGTCCAATTGATTCAGAACACTTTGCTCTTTGGTATCTACTTCAAGATAAAAAAATCTCATCGATGACGGTTACAGCAAGTGGTGGTTCTTTTAGAGATTATTCTTTAGAGAAATTAAAAAATGTCTCTATTAAAGAGGCTTTAAATCATCCTAATTGGTCGATGGGAAATAAAATCACAATTGATTCTGCAACTATGACAAATAAAATGTTTGAGCTAATGGAAGCAGCGTGGTTATTTGATACAAGAAAATTAGATGCCATAATTGAAACAAAATCTTTAATTCATGCTCTTATTAATTTTGAAGATGGAAGTTCAACTGCACATATTGCAAATGCTTCTATGCAACTTCCAATTGCCTATGCAATTTTAGGAAAGTGTGATGAGCAAGTTTTAGAACCTGTAGATTTAATAAAAGTAGGAAGTCTAGAGTTTAGGCAAATAGAAAAAGAGAGATATCCTATTTGGCAAGTAAAAGATGAAATTTTAAATAACCTTGATTTGGGTGTGGTTTTAAATGCAGCAAATGAAGTAGCCGTATCAAAATTCTTAAACTCAGAAATTGGATTTTTAGATGTTTCAAAAATAACTTTAGAAGCTTTAGAGAAGTTTTCAGGGGTAAAACCTACATCAATAGAAGATATTTTTGAAATAGATAAAGAGGTGAGGTCTTTTTATGACACTTGA
- a CDS encoding phosphatidate cytidylyltransferase has protein sequence MALNEIIKSSNTRIKTGIALIIAVLVIGYIDSFFIMWLLFGILLVVSINESMKLYKMQSDSIYFYTGIIWFLAYFYPYPEDLVFLLALLYASLIAYKKEIDRKLFLPLLYPTASFLFLLALYSEYGVMSLLWLLVIVAGADIGAYFVGRSMGKTKFCETSPNKTVEGVIGGVIVATLFGLIFSLENVSTFGAIVISIVVALASVFGDLFESYLKRLADVKDSGDILPGHGGILDRTDGYLFGGVVMLMILRAVI, from the coding sequence ATGGCACTTAACGAGATAATTAAATCAAGTAATACAAGAATTAAAACTGGTATCGCATTAATAATTGCAGTATTAGTTATAGGGTACATTGACTCATTTTTTATAATGTGGTTACTTTTTGGTATTTTATTAGTAGTTTCAATTAATGAATCGATGAAACTTTATAAAATGCAAAGTGATTCAATATATTTTTATACTGGAATCATTTGGTTTTTAGCATATTTTTATCCTTATCCTGAGGATTTAGTATTTTTATTAGCTCTTCTTTATGCTTCATTAATTGCTTATAAAAAAGAGATTGACAGAAAACTTTTCTTACCACTTCTTTATCCAACAGCTTCATTTTTATTTTTACTTGCACTTTATAGTGAATATGGTGTAATGTCTTTATTATGGCTACTTGTAATTGTAGCAGGAGCGGATATTGGAGCATACTTTGTAGGAAGAAGTATGGGTAAAACTAAATTTTGTGAAACTAGTCCAAACAAAACAGTAGAGGGTGTGATAGGTGGAGTTATTGTTGCAACACTTTTTGGACTTATCTTCTCTTTAGAAAATGTATCAACTTTTGGAGCAATTGTTATTTCAATTGTAGTTGCTTTAGCTTCAGTATTTGGAGATCTTTTTGAGTCATATTTAAAAAGACTTGCAGATGTGAAAGATAGTGGAGATATTTTACCTGGACATGGTGGAATATTAGATAGAACAGATGGATACCTTTTTGGTGGGGTAGTAATGTTAATGATTCTAAGAGCTGTAATTTGA